One Oligoflexus sp. genomic region harbors:
- a CDS encoding YcgN family cysteine cluster protein, which produces MTEPFWKVKELEDMSRSEWESLCDGCGKCCLYKLEDDETGAISFTNVACKLLDAKTCQCSDYKNRKKHVPDCQVFNAKKVRKIHWLPSTCAYRLLAEGKDLPRWHPLVSGSPATVHKAGVSVRNKIVSETRVKNLEDFVVDWIF; this is translated from the coding sequence ATGACCGAGCCTTTTTGGAAAGTGAAAGAACTGGAAGACATGAGCCGTTCGGAGTGGGAATCGCTCTGCGATGGCTGCGGCAAATGCTGTCTTTATAAATTGGAAGATGACGAGACCGGCGCCATATCCTTTACCAATGTCGCCTGCAAACTGCTTGATGCGAAAACCTGCCAATGCAGTGATTATAAAAATCGGAAGAAACACGTTCCCGACTGCCAGGTCTTCAACGCGAAAAAAGTGCGGAAGATTCACTGGCTGCCCTCCACCTGCGCCTATCGCCTTTTAGCGGAAGGCAAAGACCTTCCCCGCTGGCATCCTCTGGTCAGCGGCTCACCGGCCACCGTGCATAAAGCGGGGGTTTCCGTTCGGAATAAGATCGTCTCGGAAACCCGGGTGAAGAATCTGGAAGATTTTGTGGTGGACTGGATTTTTTAG